In Rissa tridactyla isolate bRisTri1 unplaced genomic scaffold, bRisTri1.patW.cur.20221130 scaffold_47, whole genome shotgun sequence, the genomic stretch GTTAAGACCCCCTTCACCACCCCCCTGCTCCTcttggggttggggtggggagaTGAACTGGGAGCAATGGAATAATTGGAGCCCGTGAGAAGCGTGAGGAGAACGGTCTTTAATAGTTTTGTCATTCTTTCTCACaatcaaattcattttttaactggcaacaaattaaattgatCTTCCCCAAGTTAACATGTCTTTGCCCGTGGCAGTAATTGGTAACTGATCTCCttttctttatcttgacccatgaacatttctgggttttttttctccctttgtcctgttgaagcggaggagggaatgagcagctgggtgggcgtcTGGCTGCCGGCCAAGGTAAAACCACTACAGAACCACATCAGGACGCCTGCCTCCAGTGTGGGTCTCTCCAGCACAAGAAAGTCCCTGACGGACTGGAGCGAGCCCTGCAGAGGCCAGAAGGATGGATGGGGCCTGGAGCACAtttaaggaagaagagaggcCGAGAGCTTTCGGTTCTGGAGATATCCGTTAGAGCCAAACACTGGGGCAAGGACCAGGCCAGTTGGTAAGATCTCAATCACTGGAGATGTtcaaggttttatttcctttttattaaagatGGCGGTAGAGTTGTGTATCACAGAGCCCTGGGGGAAGACAGGAGTGACCGTGCAGCAGGGTTGGGGTACATGGCCAGAGATGGAGATGCCTGGTGTGTGGGACTGATCTGGGACAATTTTCCCGGAGCAGCTTCCCCAGGCTGTCCAAGGAGCACGGCACAGACCAGGCCTCTCTCTTTTGCACCTTTGGTGCCTTGCTTCCTTCACCATGGCTCTGCACCATGAGCACCCTGCTGTGTGCGCGCACCCTGCAAACTCACACGGCTGAGCTCTCCGCTggcgctttcctctcctgggcacatTCCACCCCAGCCCAACACCTCCCCAGCAATCCCtaattctcctcctcccctctccccagcacaatGGCCCAgtctgggctggccccacagcagtgcccaccacagggtgctgcagagctctggtcactcacagcacagccccagcccccctgaaggacacagcagctgctggggggcagagagggaggttCAGGCTCCCCATCAGTCCCAGGGCTTTTTACCTGGACCCAAGGGCAGGAGGAAACACAGGCcactcactctctggctctcTACATTCATATTGTGCATCAGCACACCAAGTGTATTTACCCCTtctctgtccccaccagccccacactCCAGGACAGCATGACAGTCCtagccctgcagctcctcagccagCTCCTGCGTCTCCCCAGTCTCTCTCCCCTGTGCCAGCTGGGTTCCCACTGACTCTCCTGTGATTGCAGAGTCCTCATTTCCCCGTCAATACCTGGAATTAGCACTTCACTTTTGTGTGATTCCACGCTTTGTGGAGCTCCAGTCACACCCCAGGCACACGCTGTCCATGGAGATCCCCTGGGATATCCAGGCAGCTACAGATTCCCCTCCTGGAAGATGTCTTCTGCCTTGTCGCATGTGGGAAAGAACTGGGTCTGGACCCCAGTGGCCATTCACCATCTCCACTGTCACTAGGCACCAAGAGGTGAGTCCTAAATCCAACCCTCTAACAGGTCACAACAGGACAATGAGCTTGTTTCTTTTGGAACCATGGAGTAATGGGCCCTTTTGGCGTGCAACAGCTTGGGCCTGATCCTGAACGACCTTTGGAAAAACAGTGCGCAGGAAAGTGCGCAGGCAGTGCGCAGGAAAGATGCCTTTTTATGACAGAGGTGCTTTGAGGGAGTCAGCCTGGGCCCAGTGTTACACAGAAACTTTTCTACATGGGTTCCAGGTGAGACAGAGGAGGTTCAAGATTCAGATCAAGTACGTGAAATCCAAATATTGCTCTACAAACATAAAACCCCAAATAGGAATAACAAGCATGATACTGAAACAAAGCATGGGCCTGGTGTGGGAGTCACTTGCGTAGAAAGATGGGAAGTTTATCAGTATTGAAAAAAGTCCATGAAATCaccttcctcagggcatccttgagctcctggttcctcacgctgtagatgagggggttcactgctggaggaaccaccgagtacagcacagccaccaccagatcgagaactggggaggagatggaggggggcttcaggtaggcaaacatgccagtgctgacaaacagggagaccacggccaggtgagggaggcacgtggagaaggctttgtgccgtccctgctgagaggggatcctcagcacggccctgaagatctgcacataggacagcacgatgaacacaaaacaaacaaaagctaaaaaagaacTTAATATtagaagcccagctttcctgaggaaggagcctgagcaggagagcttgaggatctgggggatctcacagaagaactggtccacagcattgccctggcagaggggcagggaaaatgtactggccgtgtgcagcagagcattgagaaacccactgccccaggcagctgctgccatgtggacacaagctctgctgcccatcagggtcccgtagtgcaggggtttgcagatggcaacgtagcggtcataggacatgacggtgagaagataaaactctgctgcagcacagaaaaagaaaaaaaagacctgtgctaCACATCCCCAGTAGGAGATTGTACTGctgtcccacagggaattggccatggctttggggacagtggtggacagggagcccaggtcaagaacagagaggttgaggaggaagaagtacatgggggtgtggaggcggtggtcacaggcgatggtggtgatgatgaggccattggccaggagggcagccaggtagatgcccaggaagagcccgaagtgcaagagctgcagctcccgtgtgtctgcgaatgccaggaggagaaactggctgatggagctgctgttggacatgtgctgcctctgggtgtggagcactgaacaaggaggaaagaacaGTGAGAATTTAGGGGCaacttttctgagcaaaatcaacACCATTTGTCATACTTCACACACTCTGCCACTTTTCCATTTCCATGAgatcattcagctctgtggctggagctcagacTGTTTCTGGCcgagtgtgccaggaggagcgggacctctgcccgctggctgcccaggagtcagccctgctctgcagcagcagattcgtgggaatggggtgggcagtcctggtgttccaatttgtcagataaacctctcctcatggacaaagggcttgtcagtctctgcactcccattgccatgaaaccacagttgcaagagtgttggagagaggttcttatacagctctctcctgtctcaactggagattctcttgcatttcagaaaccctcaccatttctgccgcattcagggacagcaaaggcagtcctgccaggcaaggggattgtctgagggttagtgcagag encodes the following:
- the LOC128903587 gene encoding olfactory receptor 14J1-like — encoded protein: MSNSSSISQFLLLAFADTRELQLLHFGLFLGIYLAALLANGLIITTIACDHRLHTPMYFFLLNLSVLDLGSLSTTVPKAMANSLWDSSTISYWGCVAQVFFFFFCAAAEFYLLTVMSYDRYVAICKPLHYGTLMGSRACVHMAAAAWGSGFLNALLHTASTFSLPLCQGNAVDQFFCEIPQILKLSCSGSFLRKAGLLILSSFLAFVCFVFIVLSYVQIFRAVLRIPSQQGRHKAFSTCLPHLAVVSLFVSTGMFAYLKPPSISSPVLDLVVAVLYSVVPPAVNPLIYSVRNQELKDALRKVISWTFFNTDKLPIFLRK